ATTCGGCTCGATCCCGTCGACGCAGCGCCGCGCGAACGACTCCATCGCAACACTCAACAGGTCGATCGACCGCAGCACGTTCGCCCCGATCAGCGGCTTGAACACGTTGAGCTCCAGATGCCCCTGCATCCCCCCGACGGTGATCGCCATGTGATTTCCGATCACCTGCCCCGCCACCATCGTGAGCATCTCGCACTGAGTCGGATTGACCTTGCCCGGCATGATCGAGCTGCCGGGCTCGTTGGCGGGCAGGTCGAGCTCGCCCAGCCCAGACCGCGGCCCAGACCCCAGCAACCGGATGTCGTTGGCGATCTTGGTAAGCGCGACCGCGAGGCTGTTGAGCCGCCCTGAGAAATCCACCAGCGTGTCATTCGACGCCAGCGCCTCGAACTTGTTCGGAGCGGTCTCGAACGCAAAGCCGGTGAGCGCGCTCACCTCCCTAGCGAACGCCTCGCCGAACCCGGCCGGCGCGTTGAGGCCGGTCCCGACCGCCGTCCCACCCTGTGCCAGCCGCGCCAGCGCGTGTGTCACGAACGGCTCGATCCGCACCCGCGCGAGTTTCAGCTGCGCGCCATACCCAGAAAACTCCTGCCCCAGCGTCAGGGGCGTCGCGTCCTGGAGGTGCGTGCGGCCGATCTTGACGATGTCGTCCCACGCCGCCGCCTTGGCGAACAGCGCATCCTCCAGCCGCTGGAGCGCCGGCAGCAGGCGCTCGGTCGAGGCCAGCGCCGCGGCAATATGCAGCGCGGTCGGGAAGCTGTCGTTCGACGACTGGCTCATATTGACGTCGTCGTTCGGGTGGATCGGCGTCTTGCCGCCGCGCGTGCCGGTCAGCACCTCGTTGGCGCGCCCCGCGATCACCTCGTTGACGTTCATGTTCGACTGCGTCCCGCTGCCCGTCTGCCAGATGACGAGCGGGAACTGGTCGTCGAGCTTCCCAGCGACGATCTCCGCCGCCGCCGCCTCGATCGCGTCGGCCTTCTCCGCGGGCAGGCCATGCGCCCGGTTCACCCGCGCTGCCGCCTGCTTCACCAGCGCCAGCGCATGGACGATCTCGATCGGCATCCGCTCGCGCGCGCCGAACGGGAAGTTCTCGAGGCTGCGCTCGGTCTGCGCACCCCAGTACGCGTCTGCGGGGACTTCGATGGGACCGAGCGAGTCGGTTTCGGTCCGGGTGGTGTTTTGGGTCATCCCGTACAAACCCCCGTCATGCTGAACTTGTTTCAGCATCCACCAAGCGCCACCCACCGCGCTCGCGACGGAAAGGTGGATCCTGAACCG
This sequence is a window from Sphingomonas ginsenosidivorax. Protein-coding genes within it:
- the fumC gene encoding class II fumarate hydratase — translated: MTQNTTRTETDSLGPIEVPADAYWGAQTERSLENFPFGARERMPIEIVHALALVKQAAARVNRAHGLPAEKADAIEAAAAEIVAGKLDDQFPLVIWQTGSGTQSNMNVNEVIAGRANEVLTGTRGGKTPIHPNDDVNMSQSSNDSFPTALHIAAALASTERLLPALQRLEDALFAKAAAWDDIVKIGRTHLQDATPLTLGQEFSGYGAQLKLARVRIEPFVTHALARLAQGGTAVGTGLNAPAGFGEAFAREVSALTGFAFETAPNKFEALASNDTLVDFSGRLNSLAVALTKIANDIRLLGSGPRSGLGELDLPANEPGSSIMPGKVNPTQCEMLTMVAGQVIGNHMAITVGGMQGHLELNVFKPLIGANVLRSIDLLSVAMESFARRCVDGIEPNRGRIGELVDRSLMLVTALAPEIGYDNAAKIAKHAHAEGLTLKEAGLALGLVDAETFDRVVRPEDMLGR